The nucleotide window CCCAAAAGAAATAATATCAGAAGTGATTGTAAATGCCATTGCACACCGTGATTATACAAGCAATGGAAGTGTACAGCTATTGCTTTTTAAAGACCGTTTGGAAGTGATTAACCCGGGTGTTTTACCATTTGGTTGGACAGTAGAAAAATTAAAAAATATACACACTTCTGTGCCTGCAAATCCTTTATTGGCAGAACCTATGTATTTAAAAGGCTACATTGAAAGGTTAGGAACAGGAACATTGGATATGATTCGTGTATCAAAGGAGAATAAATTGCAGGAACCAAAATTTGAACAAAATGAGTCGTTTAGAGCAGTAGTTTATAGACCCGGCTCTGTACAAGTACCCACCAAGCACCCAGCAAGTACCGTAGAAGTACCGCAGGAGCACCGAAGTACTTCCGTTGAAGTTCTCAATTTATTAAAAGTACTGGATGGCGAAATGAGTAGAAAAGAAATTCAGGACGCATTGGGATTGAAACACGAAGGAAATTTTCGCGAAAATCATTTAGAACCGGCCTTATCGGGAGGATATATCAGGATGAAATACCCTGATAATCCAAATCATCCAAAACAAAAGTATCTAATAACTGAAAAAGGCAAAAATGCAATACTGGGGGAATAAAGAAATATTGAGCCATAAAAAAACCGCATTTCTCAGTTCACAAAAATGTCCGGCAGAGGTTATCCTTAAAAGCTACGATTGGGCAAAAGAGCAAAGAGAAACAGGAAATTGCATTATCTGTGGCAACCACTCCCAAATAGAAAAAGATGTTTTTGAGATATTATTGAAAGGAGAACAACCTTTAATTCTCGTTCTGCCAAGAAGCCTAAAGAAGAGATGGGAACCTAGAATTTTAAAGGCAGTTAATCAAAACAGGTTATTGGTTATTAGCCCATTTGATGATAATTCAAATAGTAGAATAATCCGTGAAAATGCCATTAAGAAAAATGAAACTATTATTTCATTGGGAAATAAAATAGTTGTTGGATTTAAATCTAAAAATGGGCAACTGGAAAAATTATTAAAAGAAATTGAACATAAACAATTATAGCCAGCCCGAACCGGCCATCGCTTCAACAAACTAAATTTATTCAGTTTTGCCTTTTAACTGTCAGATTAAATCAAAACTATTTTAGCTAAATATTATGGAAAATCAAGCACCCTATCATAAATTACTTAAAACGTATCATACCCCAAATGAAACAATCAAATTTCCTTCCAAAAGAATGGGAGATAGAATAGTTCCATTGGGTTGCTTTTACGATCCTGGAGACCGCTATGATGCTTTAATAATAATTCTGAACCAGCAAATATTGCCTCTCCTAAATCAACTTGATAGGGCAATAATGTTAAAATATCAAAATATTGAAATTTATTATGAGAGTAATGTTTGCGGTAATTTTATCAAAGGCTTTACTTTTAGAGAATTGATTGATAAGGCTATTTATGAAATCACAGGATATGGAGATCATATTTTTGATCTTGTTCTAAACATTACTATTACACGCGATAAATACAATGATCTCGACCTATGGGGTACACAAACACATATTTATTATGATGAAGTAAGGTGGTTTGATAAAGAGGT belongs to Candidatus Delongbacteria bacterium and includes:
- a CDS encoding DNA-binding protein, which codes for MQYWGNKEILSHKKTAFLSSQKCPAEVILKSYDWAKEQRETGNCIICGNHSQIEKDVFEILLKGEQPLILVLPRSLKKRWEPRILKAVNQNRLLVISPFDDNSNSRIIRENAIKKNETIISLGNKIVVGFKSKNGQLEKLLKEIEHKQL